In one Candidatus Polarisedimenticolaceae bacterium genomic region, the following are encoded:
- a CDS encoding histidine kinase: MNLPAHREPPAAIPSDARVIATTRVIITFAGLVIFSVAPLPMATPAWIVQIVLALYTLYALALYVAVAGRTGVVQKLAQWEHWGDVAWSTVIIGLTAGTQSNFGYFFPMLIASFRWGFASGMRVALVSAALLVTVGLVAAPPPPDFELQRFLIRPVFLVAFGYVIASRGGFELRLRERLRFLKDVGTVSNPRFGVDRTIGVLLHRLRALYGANVAAMITRDPLSGRDEMRRVVSGEPESSVPPETIPAGLASSLLRLPPQSALAYAAPGRVRVWPVGAAGRDGFAGADVGRDDCEAMAGLWEAKAFAAVSIVVPRETVVTIVLAFADRVRIEEDDVAFIAQVIEHSLPMIDNIRLVDYLATSSAIEERKRIARDLHDSVIQPYVGIRLGLAGLQHKVAGESPAVRSEVDRLLGMTTAGIDDLRGQIASLRADEAPGGGLLPAIARFATRYREFTGIDVDVVAGDVTALSDRVAGEVFQLVTEGLSNVRRHSGAGRAAIRLDCPNGHVALRIENDGAGAGTFIPFIPRSIHERAVALGGRVAVTGRADGGAVVEIEIPL, translated from the coding sequence ATGAATTTGCCGGCGCACCGTGAGCCCCCCGCCGCGATTCCCTCCGACGCACGCGTCATCGCGACGACGCGCGTGATCATCACGTTCGCCGGGCTCGTCATCTTCAGCGTCGCGCCGCTCCCGATGGCGACACCTGCGTGGATCGTGCAGATCGTGCTGGCGCTCTACACCCTCTACGCGCTGGCCCTCTACGTCGCCGTGGCGGGGCGCACCGGCGTCGTGCAGAAGCTGGCGCAGTGGGAGCACTGGGGCGACGTCGCCTGGTCGACGGTCATCATCGGGCTCACCGCGGGCACGCAGAGCAATTTCGGCTACTTCTTTCCGATGCTCATCGCCTCCTTCCGCTGGGGGTTCGCATCCGGGATGCGCGTCGCCCTCGTGTCGGCGGCGCTCCTCGTCACGGTCGGTCTCGTCGCCGCGCCGCCCCCGCCGGACTTCGAGCTGCAGCGGTTCCTCATCCGGCCGGTCTTCCTGGTCGCGTTCGGCTACGTCATCGCGTCCCGCGGCGGCTTCGAGCTGCGCCTCCGCGAGCGGCTCCGCTTCCTCAAGGATGTCGGCACGGTGTCGAACCCCCGCTTCGGGGTCGACCGGACGATCGGCGTCCTCCTCCACCGCCTCCGCGCGCTCTACGGCGCTAACGTGGCGGCGATGATCACCCGCGATCCGCTCTCCGGCCGCGATGAGATGCGGCGTGTGGTGTCGGGAGAGCCCGAAAGCTCGGTTCCCCCGGAGACGATTCCCGCGGGGCTGGCGTCGTCGCTCCTGCGCCTTCCGCCGCAATCGGCGCTGGCGTACGCCGCCCCCGGCCGGGTGCGCGTCTGGCCGGTCGGCGCCGCGGGCCGCGACGGGTTCGCCGGGGCCGACGTCGGCCGGGACGACTGCGAGGCGATGGCAGGCCTGTGGGAGGCCAAGGCGTTCGCCGCGGTGTCGATCGTCGTGCCGCGCGAGACCGTCGTGACGATCGTCCTCGCCTTCGCCGACCGCGTCCGCATCGAGGAAGACGACGTCGCGTTCATCGCGCAGGTGATCGAGCATTCGCTCCCGATGATCGACAACATCCGCCTCGTCGATTACCTCGCGACCTCCTCGGCGATCGAGGAGCGGAAGCGGATCGCCCGCGACCTCCACGACAGCGTCATCCAGCCCTACGTGGGGATCCGTCTCGGTCTCGCCGGCCTGCAGCACAAGGTCGCCGGGGAGAGCCCGGCCGTCCGTTCCGAGGTCGACCGGCTCCTCGGGATGACGACGGCCGGCATCGACGACCTCCGCGGGCAGATCGCGAGCCTCAGGGCCGACGAGGCGCCGGGCGGCGGCCTCCTCCCGGCGATCGCACGGTTCGCCACCCGTTACCGGGAGTTCACCGGGATCGACGTCGATGTCGTCGCGGGCGACGTGACGGCGCTGAGCGACCGGGTGGCGGGAGAGGTGTTCCAGCTCGTGACGGAGGGGCTGAGCAATGTCCGCCGGCACAGCGGCGCCGGGCGGGCCGCCATCCGTCTCGACTGCCCGAACGGCCACGTCGCGCTGCGCATCGAGAACGACGGTGCCGGCGCCGGAACCTTCATTCCTTTCATCCCGCGCTCCATCCACGAGCGCGCCGTCGCGCTCGGGGGCCGCGTCGCGGTCACGGGCCGGGCCGACGGCGGCGCCGTCGTCGAGATCGAGATCCCCTTATGA
- a CDS encoding sulfatase-like hydrolase/transferase, whose translation MKRALVALALVLSACAKPAAPAAPPSIVLVTIDTWRADAIGASGSGKVATPNLDALAASGLYAPRAWASATLTAPSHASILTGVQPYRHGIRDNQGYRLATGIATLASALKAAGFQTAAFVSAHPLRHGTGLDAGFDVYDDRMAPGDPLSVTPRWRPGAETVEAARAWLHEVHGRSFVWVHLYEPHDPYQPPAPYPQNYYGEVAYTDELVGRLRADAKSSIWIVCGDHG comes from the coding sequence ATGAAGCGCGCTCTCGTCGCGCTCGCCCTGGTCCTCAGCGCGTGCGCGAAGCCTGCCGCGCCCGCCGCTCCGCCCAGCATCGTCCTCGTCACGATCGACACCTGGCGCGCCGATGCGATCGGGGCGAGCGGCAGCGGCAAGGTCGCGACGCCGAACCTCGACGCGCTGGCGGCGAGCGGCCTCTACGCACCGAGGGCGTGGGCCTCGGCGACGCTCACCGCGCCCAGCCACGCTTCGATCTTGACCGGCGTGCAGCCGTACCGTCACGGGATTCGCGACAACCAGGGCTACCGGCTCGCAACCGGTATCGCCACGCTGGCCTCGGCGTTGAAGGCTGCCGGGTTTCAAACGGCAGCTTTCGTGTCGGCGCATCCTCTCCGGCACGGCACCGGCCTCGACGCCGGGTTCGACGTCTACGACGACCGGATGGCGCCGGGCGATCCGCTCTCGGTGACGCCGCGCTGGCGGCCCGGCGCCGAGACGGTGGAAGCGGCGCGTGCCTGGCTGCACGAGGTCCATGGGCGCTCGTTCGTGTGGGTTCACCTCTACGAGCCTCACGACCCGTACCAACCGCCTGCACCGTATCCTCAGAATTACTACGGTGAGGTCGCCTACACCGACGAGCTCGTCGGGCGCCTCCGCGCCGACGCCAAGAGCTCGATCTGGATCGTGTGCGGCGATCACGGCTAG
- a CDS encoding tetratricopeptide repeat protein, whose amino-acid sequence MTHGLFVYDATARVPLIVSAPGTIAPRRLDAARLVDVMPTILALAGVNVPAGLDGRSLLEQAGGTTNAYVETMYAALEFGAAPVRALSDGKMKAIDVPKRELYDLVADPGETRSLPAQRPLFDLLAARPATPDPPNLAESKESSEALRSLGYVGAGGAYPLGAGGMDPKDFAPLYRTLDDAHALALARRFPEAASRYATLIASFPRSSMLEQEYGMVLVASGRPQDAEPHLQRAVNLDETNVHARLGLANVALARNDFPLAEKRLLAVVALDPDDIEANFDLGLLYFQTLKQPAKARPYWERFLAMQPNDPEAPKIREMLSSAPR is encoded by the coding sequence CTGACGCACGGCCTCTTCGTCTACGACGCGACCGCGCGCGTGCCGCTCATCGTCTCGGCCCCCGGAACGATCGCGCCGCGCCGGCTCGACGCCGCGCGGCTCGTCGACGTCATGCCGACGATCCTCGCGCTCGCCGGCGTCAACGTCCCCGCGGGCCTCGACGGACGGTCGCTGCTCGAGCAGGCCGGCGGAACGACGAACGCCTACGTCGAGACGATGTACGCTGCGCTCGAGTTCGGCGCTGCGCCGGTCCGCGCGCTCTCTGACGGAAAGATGAAGGCGATCGACGTCCCGAAGCGCGAGCTGTACGACCTGGTGGCCGACCCGGGCGAGACACGCAGCCTGCCGGCGCAAAGGCCTCTCTTCGACCTGCTCGCCGCCCGTCCCGCAACGCCCGATCCTCCCAACCTCGCCGAATCGAAGGAATCGAGCGAAGCGCTCCGCTCGCTCGGCTACGTCGGCGCCGGCGGCGCCTACCCGCTCGGGGCCGGCGGCATGGACCCGAAGGACTTCGCGCCGCTCTACCGCACGCTCGACGATGCGCATGCGCTGGCGCTCGCGCGCCGCTTCCCCGAAGCCGCGTCGCGCTACGCGACCCTCATCGCGTCGTTCCCCCGCTCGTCGATGCTCGAGCAGGAATACGGGATGGTCCTCGTCGCCAGCGGCCGGCCGCAGGATGCGGAGCCGCATCTCCAGCGCGCGGTGAACCTCGACGAGACGAACGTCCACGCGCGGCTCGGTCTGGCCAACGTCGCTCTCGCGCGCAACGACTTTCCGCTCGCCGAGAAGCGCCTGCTCGCCGTCGTCGCGCTCGACCCCGACGACATCGAAGCGAACTTCGACCTCGGCCTCCTCTATTTCCAGACGCTGAAGCAACCTGCGAAGGCGCGGCCGTACTGGGAACGATTCCTGGCGATGCAGCCGAACGACCCCGAGGCGCCGAAGATCAGGGAGATGCTCTCGAGCGCGCCGCGCTAA
- a CDS encoding ECF-type sigma factor translates to MGESLASLFAVAESGNRSAADALFKALYAELHRLARGQLAKNAGQLTIGTTSLLHEAYLDMSKRDGVMFPDRARFMAYASRAMRGLIIDYARERKAQKRGGEYTLVAMETEGVAPGTDNQELTRIGDALEQLRNVEPALVQVVDLKFFCGFSFEEIAAMTGTSERTVQRQWEKARIYLHGAIKG, encoded by the coding sequence GTGGGGGAGTCACTGGCGTCTCTGTTCGCCGTGGCCGAATCAGGAAATCGCTCGGCCGCCGACGCGTTGTTCAAGGCGCTCTACGCCGAGCTGCACCGGCTTGCCCGCGGGCAGCTGGCGAAAAACGCAGGCCAGCTCACGATCGGCACGACCAGCTTGCTGCACGAGGCCTACCTCGACATGTCGAAGCGCGACGGAGTGATGTTTCCCGACCGCGCACGCTTCATGGCCTATGCGTCGCGCGCCATGCGTGGCCTGATCATCGACTACGCGCGCGAGCGCAAGGCGCAGAAGCGCGGCGGCGAGTACACGCTCGTTGCGATGGAGACCGAAGGGGTCGCTCCAGGGACTGACAATCAGGAATTGACCCGGATCGGCGATGCGCTCGAGCAACTGCGAAACGTGGAGCCCGCGCTCGTTCAAGTCGTCGATCTGAAGTTCTTCTGCGGATTCTCCTTCGAGGAGATTGCGGCGATGACCGGCACCTCCGAGCGGACCGTCCAGCGTCAGTGGGAGAAGGCGCGGATCTATCTGCACGGAGCGATCAAGGGCTGA
- a CDS encoding protein kinase, whose protein sequence is MPPLSNERWQIVSPYLDRALDLPRAERASFLSSLRAEDEAIAGDLEALLVAHDELSRDNFLGEDAAPAQPEASLAGLVVGAYTLREPVGQGGMGTVWLADRSDGRFAGTAAVKLLNASLIGHEGEARFKREGNLLARLKHPHIAQLIDAGVSSLGQPYLILEYVDGERIDAYGDRHGLSIEARVRMFLDVLDAVAFAHANLVVHRDLKPANVLVAKNGQVKLLDFGIAKLIATGDGGATLTGEGQAAMTPAYAAPEQLTGGAITTATDVYALGVLLFVLLTGRHPTGGGGGTPADVVKSVVENEPPRGLIRGDLDTIVAKALRKKPDERYASAEAFADDIRRFLAHQPIQARPTSLGYRVAKFVRRNRPQVAAAMMVAFALIAGAVGIAWQAQEARLQRDAALAQLARATATNEFVGSLLSGAAPGDGKFTLTELLERAEGTIDKQFAHDDATRSDLLATIGGLYAETSHWDKAKPLLEKADQVAERMNDPLVRARALCPLAFMTMIEGGDAKEAERMMERALGGLPDGGLYDPQRAECLLVRAQFGFITDEAQPMVENAEKAIAILDRTHGASASVKVDALNALAQGYYLSHQIGKADATYDLAVKTLEASGQEQTITASDTLNNWGILHMRGDVGKSVTLLRRVYDLDRAIEGQDAKPSASNNLANALLRAGHPEEAGTLSQDGIRVARARQSETDQIEGLLLLTESDLDRGETGRAEEDLRQLQPFLGGSHISTNRKGALSYLRGRIAAARGDDASAIAAYGEALDFFSHAKRPNLLKVVTLDRLAQIKLALHDTAAARDAAGKALDLARSLVDKDGPSFFVGLSLLTQGDVEAAGGDRDAAKRAYEEAVRHLQTTVGADHPSTKEAVRKSSA, encoded by the coding sequence ATGCCGCCGCTCAGCAACGAACGCTGGCAGATCGTCAGCCCCTATCTCGACCGCGCGCTCGACCTCCCGCGCGCCGAGCGCGCGTCGTTCCTCTCGTCCCTTCGTGCCGAGGACGAGGCGATCGCCGGGGATCTCGAGGCGCTCCTCGTCGCGCACGACGAGCTGAGCCGCGACAACTTCCTCGGCGAAGACGCGGCTCCAGCGCAGCCGGAGGCGTCACTTGCCGGCCTCGTCGTCGGCGCGTACACGCTCCGCGAGCCGGTCGGCCAGGGCGGGATGGGCACCGTCTGGCTCGCCGATCGCAGCGACGGCCGCTTCGCGGGGACGGCGGCGGTCAAGCTCCTGAACGCGAGCTTGATCGGTCACGAAGGCGAAGCTCGGTTCAAGCGCGAGGGGAATCTGCTCGCGCGGCTCAAGCACCCGCACATCGCGCAGCTCATCGACGCGGGAGTGTCGTCGCTCGGCCAGCCCTATCTGATTCTCGAATACGTCGACGGCGAGCGCATCGATGCGTACGGCGACCGGCACGGGCTTTCGATCGAAGCGCGCGTCCGCATGTTCCTCGACGTGCTCGATGCGGTGGCCTTCGCACATGCGAACCTCGTCGTTCATCGCGATCTCAAACCGGCCAACGTGCTCGTCGCCAAGAACGGACAGGTCAAGCTGCTCGACTTCGGGATCGCGAAGCTGATCGCGACGGGGGATGGCGGAGCGACCCTCACCGGCGAGGGACAGGCCGCGATGACGCCGGCCTATGCGGCGCCCGAGCAGCTGACCGGCGGCGCGATCACGACCGCAACCGACGTGTACGCGCTCGGCGTCCTCCTCTTCGTGCTGCTCACCGGACGGCATCCCACCGGGGGCGGCGGAGGCACGCCGGCCGACGTCGTCAAGTCCGTCGTCGAGAACGAGCCGCCGCGAGGGCTCATTCGCGGCGACCTCGACACGATCGTCGCCAAGGCGCTCCGGAAGAAACCCGATGAGCGGTACGCCTCGGCAGAGGCGTTCGCCGACGACATCCGGCGATTCCTGGCGCACCAGCCGATTCAGGCGCGCCCGACCTCCCTCGGCTATCGCGTCGCGAAGTTCGTCCGCCGCAATCGTCCGCAAGTCGCGGCGGCGATGATGGTCGCCTTCGCTCTCATCGCCGGAGCCGTGGGGATCGCCTGGCAAGCGCAGGAAGCGCGCCTCCAGCGCGATGCCGCGCTGGCGCAGCTCGCGCGGGCAACGGCGACCAACGAGTTCGTCGGATCCCTTCTCAGCGGGGCGGCGCCCGGAGACGGAAAGTTCACGCTGACGGAGCTGCTCGAGCGTGCCGAGGGGACGATCGACAAGCAATTCGCGCACGACGACGCGACGCGGTCGGACCTCCTGGCGACGATCGGCGGGCTCTACGCCGAGACGAGCCATTGGGACAAGGCGAAACCGCTCCTCGAGAAAGCCGACCAGGTCGCGGAGCGCATGAACGACCCTCTCGTCCGCGCTCGAGCCCTCTGCCCGCTGGCGTTCATGACGATGATCGAGGGCGGAGACGCGAAGGAAGCCGAGCGGATGATGGAGCGCGCGCTCGGCGGACTGCCGGACGGCGGACTGTACGACCCGCAGCGTGCGGAGTGTCTTCTCGTCCGGGCGCAGTTCGGGTTCATCACCGACGAAGCTCAACCGATGGTCGAAAACGCGGAGAAGGCGATCGCGATCCTGGACAGGACCCACGGCGCGTCCGCATCGGTCAAGGTCGATGCGCTGAACGCCCTCGCCCAGGGTTACTACCTGAGCCATCAGATCGGAAAGGCCGACGCGACCTACGACCTCGCGGTGAAGACGCTCGAGGCGAGCGGTCAGGAGCAGACGATCACGGCCTCCGACACCCTGAACAACTGGGGCATCCTCCACATGCGCGGCGACGTCGGCAAGTCCGTGACGCTGCTGCGCCGCGTGTACGACTTGGATCGGGCCATCGAAGGACAAGACGCGAAGCCCAGCGCATCGAACAATCTTGCCAACGCCCTTCTGCGTGCCGGCCATCCGGAAGAAGCGGGCACGCTCAGCCAGGACGGGATTCGCGTGGCGCGAGCGCGCCAGTCGGAAACCGACCAGATCGAGGGGCTGCTCCTGCTGACGGAGAGCGATCTCGATCGCGGGGAGACCGGGCGCGCGGAAGAAGACCTGCGCCAGCTGCAACCGTTCCTCGGCGGATCGCACATCAGCACGAATCGAAAAGGCGCGTTGTCGTACCTACGCGGGCGCATCGCTGCCGCTCGAGGAGACGACGCGTCGGCGATCGCCGCCTATGGTGAGGCGCTGGATTTTTTCTCGCACGCCAAGCGCCCGAACTTGCTGAAAGTGGTCACGCTGGACCGGCTCGCCCAGATCAAGCTTGCGCTTCACGACACGGCCGCGGCGCGGGATGCTGCAGGCAAGGCTCTCGATCTCGCGCGCTCGCTCGTCGACAAGGACGGGCCGTCGTTCTTCGTCGGGCTCTCTCTCCTGACGCAGGGCGACGTCGAGGCGGCGGGCGGCGATCGCGACGCCGCGAAGCGCGCCTACGAGGAAGCCGTGCGACACCTGCAAACCACGGTCGGTGCGGACCATCCTTCGACGAAGGAAGCCGTCCGCAAGTCGTCGGCTTAG
- a CDS encoding response regulator transcription factor: MTSTRIRIALVDDHAMVRQGLRMLLEADPELEVVGEASDRAGAVTLVAGSAPDIVLVDLMLGGDDGLDVIADLRARYPGTRVLVLTGNREPRVHRSALQLGASGIVEKEAAPEVLLKAIRRVSEGEAWVDRRMTAVLLEGISSPSAPVSPERSRIQSLSARETELVALIGEGLSNKGIADRLSISEITVRHHLSSIYRKLQLRDRLELLLFAYRHKMIPPPS; the protein is encoded by the coding sequence ATGACCTCTACACGTATCCGTATCGCACTCGTCGACGACCACGCGATGGTCCGCCAGGGACTGCGCATGCTTCTCGAGGCCGACCCCGAGCTCGAGGTCGTCGGCGAGGCCTCGGACCGGGCCGGGGCCGTCACTCTCGTGGCCGGCAGCGCGCCGGACATCGTGCTCGTCGATCTCATGCTCGGGGGAGACGACGGCCTCGACGTCATCGCCGACCTGCGCGCACGCTATCCCGGCACGCGGGTGCTCGTCCTGACCGGCAACCGCGAGCCGCGGGTCCACCGGAGCGCCCTTCAGCTCGGGGCCTCGGGCATCGTCGAGAAGGAAGCGGCGCCCGAGGTTCTCCTGAAGGCGATCCGGCGCGTCAGCGAGGGAGAGGCGTGGGTCGACCGCCGGATGACCGCCGTGCTCCTCGAAGGAATCTCATCGCCCTCGGCCCCGGTGAGCCCCGAGCGGTCGCGCATCCAATCCCTGAGCGCGCGGGAGACCGAGCTGGTCGCGCTCATCGGGGAGGGGTTGAGCAACAAGGGGATCGCCGACCGATTGAGCATCAGCGAGATCACCGTCCGTCATCACCTCTCTTCGATCTATCGCAAGCTCCAGCTCCGCGATCGTCTGGAGCTGCTGCTCTTCGCCTACCGGCACAAGATGATTCCGCCGCCCTCGTGA
- a CDS encoding tetratricopeptide repeat protein has translation MTAFARRAAVIFVVAFALRGAHVAAISHTPFAHVLMGDARGYDRWAAEIAGGDWLGKETFYQAPLYPYVLGALYTIAGHDPSAARWLQAILGAFACVLLAWAGRQWFSERHGIVAGAVLAVYPAAIFFDGLIQKAALDNLLMCAVLAAAGTFALSERMALVPLLGVLLGLFALTRENALVFIVVLAAWIPWQLAARPLRDRMRGVLLLVAGVAIVLLPVGLRNLAVGGDFLLTTSQAGPNFYIGNHEGANGRYVPIRPGREIPEFERTDAREVAEQAVGHPLSPAAVSSYWWSRAFAWIRAHPGDWAALFVRKIAYTWNRAEIADTESLEVHASASPVLGALTAILGFGTLVAFAVPGMVVAWRAKPRPLLLYAMLFPFSIAVAVFYVFARYRFPMVPLLILFASAALVSGLDWIRDRKRRVEAPVAAAVAVGAILGLMPPMVPPQSSMRLAEMNLGIAFAEIHEYENAVASFRRAIALAPRVAQAHYELGRSLVALGRIDDAQKELQAAVDLDPRSADAHDELGALLVRRGDPAAAEAQFKEAHAIDPQRPTTLANLGSVALKQGRAAEAAEWYAQAIALAPAIAGYHYGHAVALIDAGRADEAIAELRETIRLDPASAAAYDDLGVTLARGGDLAGAERSFEAAYRIDPKRTSSLINLGGIAASRGENDRAADWYRKAIAVEPHLTAARLNLALVLEKAGRLDEARHEAQEALRLDPNNPDAARAAAHFGR, from the coding sequence GTGACCGCTTTCGCGCGCCGCGCCGCCGTGATCTTCGTCGTCGCGTTCGCCCTCCGCGGGGCCCACGTCGCCGCGATCTCGCACACTCCGTTCGCGCACGTCCTCATGGGCGACGCCCGCGGCTACGACCGATGGGCGGCGGAGATCGCGGGCGGCGACTGGCTCGGGAAGGAGACGTTCTACCAAGCGCCCCTCTATCCCTACGTCCTCGGCGCGCTCTACACGATCGCCGGTCACGATCCGTCGGCGGCGCGGTGGCTCCAGGCGATCCTCGGTGCGTTCGCTTGCGTGCTCCTCGCCTGGGCCGGGCGGCAGTGGTTCTCCGAGCGGCACGGGATCGTCGCGGGAGCGGTCCTGGCCGTCTACCCGGCCGCGATCTTTTTCGACGGCCTGATCCAGAAGGCGGCGCTGGACAACCTCCTCATGTGCGCGGTGCTCGCCGCGGCCGGAACCTTCGCGCTCTCGGAGCGGATGGCGCTCGTGCCGCTCCTCGGCGTTCTCCTCGGCCTGTTCGCGCTGACGCGGGAGAACGCGCTCGTCTTCATCGTGGTGCTCGCGGCGTGGATCCCGTGGCAGCTCGCCGCGCGACCGCTTCGCGATCGAATGCGTGGCGTCCTCCTCCTCGTCGCAGGGGTCGCGATCGTGCTTCTCCCCGTCGGGCTCCGGAACCTCGCCGTCGGCGGCGACTTCCTCCTGACGACGTCGCAGGCGGGCCCGAATTTCTACATCGGGAACCATGAGGGGGCGAACGGGCGATACGTTCCCATCCGGCCCGGCCGCGAGATTCCGGAGTTCGAGCGCACCGACGCACGGGAGGTCGCCGAGCAGGCGGTCGGCCATCCACTCTCTCCGGCGGCGGTGTCGTCGTACTGGTGGTCGCGGGCGTTCGCGTGGATCCGCGCGCATCCTGGCGACTGGGCCGCGCTCTTCGTGCGCAAGATCGCGTACACGTGGAACCGCGCCGAGATCGCGGACACCGAGAGCCTCGAGGTCCATGCGTCCGCGTCACCGGTGCTGGGCGCGCTCACCGCCATCCTCGGGTTCGGAACGCTCGTCGCCTTCGCGGTCCCCGGCATGGTCGTCGCGTGGAGGGCGAAGCCGCGGCCCCTCCTCCTCTACGCGATGCTCTTCCCGTTCTCGATCGCGGTCGCCGTCTTCTACGTCTTCGCGCGCTACCGCTTCCCGATGGTGCCGCTCCTCATCCTCTTCGCGTCGGCCGCCCTCGTTTCCGGGCTCGATTGGATCCGCGACCGGAAGCGGCGCGTCGAGGCGCCGGTTGCGGCGGCGGTCGCCGTCGGAGCGATCCTCGGCCTGATGCCTCCGATGGTGCCGCCCCAGTCGTCGATGCGCCTCGCCGAGATGAACCTCGGCATCGCGTTCGCCGAGATCCACGAATACGAGAATGCCGTGGCGTCGTTCCGCCGCGCGATCGCCCTCGCCCCGCGCGTGGCGCAGGCCCATTACGAGCTGGGACGATCGCTCGTCGCTCTCGGCCGGATCGACGACGCGCAGAAGGAGCTCCAGGCTGCCGTCGATCTCGACCCGCGCTCGGCGGACGCGCACGACGAGCTCGGGGCCCTGCTCGTGCGGCGCGGCGACCCGGCCGCCGCCGAAGCGCAGTTCAAGGAAGCGCACGCGATCGACCCGCAGCGGCCGACGACGCTCGCAAACCTGGGGAGCGTCGCGCTCAAGCAGGGCCGCGCTGCCGAAGCCGCGGAGTGGTACGCGCAGGCGATCGCGCTCGCCCCGGCGATCGCCGGTTATCACTACGGACACGCGGTCGCCCTCATCGACGCGGGGCGCGCGGACGAAGCGATCGCGGAGCTTCGCGAGACGATCCGGCTCGATCCCGCGTCCGCGGCAGCCTACGACGACCTCGGCGTGACCCTCGCCCGAGGCGGCGATCTCGCCGGAGCCGAGCGCAGCTTCGAAGCCGCTTACCGCATCGACCCGAAGCGGACGTCGTCGCTCATCAACCTCGGCGGGATCGCCGCAAGCCGCGGCGAGAACGATCGGGCGGCCGACTGGTACCGGAAGGCGATCGCGGTGGAGCCTCATCTCACCGCCGCTCGTCTCAACCTCGCGCTCGTGCTCGAGAAAGCGGGACGGCTCGACGAGGCGCGCCACGAGGCCCAAGAAGCGTTGCGTCTCGACCCGAACAATCCCGATGCCGCACGTGCGGCGGCGCATTTCGGACGATGA